The segment GCCTGGGCGGCACCGTCAACTCCGACGTGCGGCCGGGCATGGGCTCCACCGGCCTAACCTGGGCGCCCGACGGCAAAGCCATCTACTTCGTGGCCGACGACCGCGGCGCCACGCAGCTCTACCGCCTCGACCTCGCCGCGACCGAAGACGGCGGGCTCGCTCCCGCGCTGCGGGACGGCCGGCCGGCGGAGCCCGTCGTCGTCGCGGGCGGCAAGCGGGAAATTTACGGCTTCAGCCTCAGTGCCGACGGCACCAAAGCCGCGCTGGCCATTGCCGAGCCGTTCAACCCCGGCGACATCTACTGCGTGGACTTGGCCGGCGGCGGAGAAACGCGCGTGACCGCCGTCAACGAAGCGCTGCTGAGCCGCATCCGGCTTCCCGAGCTGCTGGAGATCGAATTTGCGAGCCACGACGGCCTGCCCATCCACGGGTGGATTCTCAAGCCGGTCGGATTCGAGGAAGGCAAGAAATATCCGGCGGTGCTGCAGATTCACGGCGGGCCGCACACGTGCTGGGGCTGGTCGTTCTCGCTGGAGATGCAGCTGATGGCCGCCATGGGCTACGCCGTCATCTTCGTCAACCCGCGCGGCTCCACCAGCTACGGCCAGCGGTTCGCCTATGGCTGCGTCGGCGACTACGGCGGCGCGGACTACAAAGACCTGATGGCGGCCGTGGACTACGCGATTTCGCTGGGGTTCATCGACGAGTCGCGGCTGGCCGTCACGGGCGGCTCGTACGGGGGCTTCATGACCAACTGGATCGTCACGCAGACGAACCGGTTCAAAGCCGCCATCACGCACCGCTCCATCTCCAACTGGATCTCGTTCTGGGGCGTGTCCGACATCGGCCCCACGTTCATGCAGTTCGAGTTCGGCCACGACTCGCTCTGGAGCGGGTTCGAGGACATGTGGGAGCGCTCGCCGCTCAAGCACGCGGAGAAAGTGCAAACGCCCATCCTCATCTGCCACTCGGAAAACGACTTGCGCTGCCCGATGGAGCAGGCCGAGCAGTTCTACCTGGCGCTGAAGTGGCTGGGCAAGCATGCCGAGCTGCTGCGGCATCCCCGTTCCAACCACGACCTGACGCGCTCAGGGCCGCCGACGCTGCGCGTCGACCGGTTCAAGCACATCGAGCGCTTCCTCAAGGAGCATGTTCCGCCGGGGGCTGCGTAAGCAGCCCCCCTTGTTCCGGCGACGGCGCGGCTGCCCGCCGCCCCGGCCCGGAATCGCCGGCGGCGCCGCGACGCCGTAGCGGCCGGCGTTTCCACAAGCGCTGCGTGGCTTCAGGCCCGGCGCGGCCTTACGCCCCCGGGCCCGGCGCCACCGGCGCCCCCGGATACGCGCCCGCGCCCGGCACCCGCTTCGTCAAAAAGCCGCCCCGGAACGACCTGGGCTCCATCAGCAGCACAAAGGCGTGGGGCTCGTACTGCTCCACCAGCTTGAAGAGCTCGCCCGTGCGGCGCCGCTGCAGGACGACGAAAATAATCTCCCGGTGACCGTCGCGGCCTTCGGCGTTCCACGTCGTAACGCCGAAGCCGTTCTTCCGCAGCACGCTGGGCAGCTGCGTGGGCGAGTTGGCCACAATTTGCACCGCCGTATAGCCCACCGCCAGCCACTCTTCAAGGCGCGACCCGACCAGCTGGCCCGCAGCGAAGCCGAGCGCGTAGAACAAGATGCGCATGAAGTCACCCAGCTGCGACACGACCAGCCCCAGGGCGTACACCCACAAGATCACTTCAAAAACGCTGATGACGGCGGCGGGATACCGGTGCCCTTTCAGCAGCAGGATCCAGCGCAGCGTCATCATCGTGACGTAAATGACTTGCGCGGAAAAGATGACGAGCACGTCTCTCCAGAGGGAGGGGTCGCTGAGCAGGCCATCCACCGCGATCACTCCTCGACGAGCGGATTCCAGGTTCCCTTCGCTTCCGCCGGGCCGTTCCCTGCCGCGCGGCGGCATTCAGTCCCTTCCATACAAATCGAAAACCGGAAGCAGAGGAATTGCCGCCCGGATGACATAAAGTAGCCAATTAGACCACGGGAGGCGAAATCAATGAAAAATCCACTGACGCATCAATTGTCCGACCAGCTCCTGGCGGAACACGAGCGGTGGGTGGCTCGGGCCAAAACGCCCCACGTGCCCCGCTTCGTCGCGCGCGCCAGCGGCGCCGTCCTCTACGACGTAGACGGGCGGGAGTACATCGACTTCTCCGGCGGCGTCGGCTCGCTGAACGTCGGCCACGCGCATCCCAAAGTGGTCGCGGCCATCGCCGCCCAGGCGGAAAAGTTCACCCACACCGACTACGCGGTCGTTCCCTACGAAGTATACGTGAAAGTGTGCCGCAAGCTGTGCGAGCTGATCCCCGGGCCGACGCCCAAGAAGGCCCTTTTGTTCAACTCCGGCGCGGAAGCCGTAGAAAACGCAATCAAGATCGCCCGCTACGCCACGCGCCGGCCGGCCGTCATCGCCTTTGAAGGGGCTTTCCACGGCCGCACGTACGGCGCCTTGTCGCTGACCAGCCGCGTGCATCCGTACAAAGCCGGCTTCGGCCCATTCCTTCCGGAAGTGTACCGCGTCCCGTATCCCAACAAGTACAGGGGCATCACGACCGACGACGTGATGAACAGCCTCGACAAGCTGTTCCTCCGCTATGTCGCGGCCAGCGACGTAGCCGCCATTATCGTGGAGCCCATCCAGGGCGAAGGCGGCTACCTCGTTCCCGACGACGATTTCTTGCCCCGCCTGCGGGAAGTGTGCGACCGGCACGGCATCGTCCTCATCGTCGACGAAATCCAAACGGGCTTCGGGCGCACCGGCAAGATGTTCGCGCTGGAGCACGTCGGCGTCGAAGCCGACTTAGTCACCGTCGGCAAGTCGCTGGGCGGCGGGCTACCCCTTAGCGCCGTTGTCGGCAAGGCGCAGCTCATGGACACGCCGGTGCCCGGCGGGCTGGGCGGGACGTTCCCCGGCAACCCGGTGGCGTGCGCGGCCGCGTTGGCGGTGTTTGAAATCTTCGAGGAAGAGCCGCTCCTGGAGCGGGCCAACGTCATCGGCGCCACGATGATGGCGCGCATGCGCGCCTGGCAGCAGCGCTGGCCGTTCATCGGCGACGTGCGGGGCCGGGGCGCCATGGTGGCCATGGAGATCGTCAAAGACCCGCAAAGCAAGATTCCCGATCCCGAGCTGACGTCCCGCATCACCCGCAAGGCGTGGGAAAACGGCGCCATCATCTTGCAGGCCGGCACCGACGGCAACGTCCTGCGCTTCCCGATGCCTCTCGTGATGACGGACGAGCAACTGCAGCGGGGGCTCGACATCCTGGAGAAGTCCATCGGGGAAGCGGCCGCCGAGCGGGGCGCCTAAGTCCGGACGTCCGCAAGACCTGGAGGAGCCTGGTATGCAGCGCCTGTTCCCGGCCATCACCGGCCATATGGACCCGCTGAGCATCTACGACGACGTCGACTTGCCCGACGGCTGCAACGGGCGGCCGTACACCATCGTCAACATGGTCAGCACCGTGGACGGCAAGACGACGCTGGCGCAAAACGTGGTCAAGCAGCCCATCGGCAGCGATGTGGACCGGCAGCTCATGGCACGGCTGCGCATCCACGTCGACGCGGTGGTGCGGGGCGCCGGCACGGTCCGGACGAGCCCGTACTATCCCGGCGTGCCGGACACGCTGGAGTACCGCCGCGTGCAAGCCGGCCGACCCCGCCAGCCGCTGGCCGTGGTCGTGACGGGCTCGGGGGATCTTCCCATCGACAGCCCCTTCTTCCAGGCGGCGCCGCGGCGGCCCGTGGTGCTGCTAACGACCCGCACGCCGCCGGCGCGGCTGGCGCGCCTGTTCGAAGTGGCCGACGTCGAGTTCGTGGGCGACGAAACCGTGGATCTGCGCCGCGCCTGGCGCATCTTGCACGACAAGTACGGGGTGCGGCGGCTGCTCTGCGAAGGCGGTCCCCGGCTCAACTACGAGTGCTTCGCCGCCGACGTGGTCGACGAGCTATTCTGGACGGTGGCGCCCCGCGTTGCCGGCAGCAGCATGGACATGACCATGGTGGAAGGCCGCGGCTTGCTGCAGCCGCTGCCGCTGCTGGAGCTGGTGCACGCCTACGTGCACGAGAGCGAGCTGTTCCTCCGCTACCGGCGCGTGCGGGCCGAAGGCGGGCCGCCGGGCGGCCGGGGCGGCGCCGAAAGGGGAGCGGGGCCGTGACGGACTTTTTCCGGATTGACGACTTGCTGACGCCCGAGGAGCGCGCCGTGCGGGACATGACCCGCGCGTTCGTGGAGGAGCATGTTCTGCCGGTCGTCGGCCAACTCTGGGAGGAAGGGCGTTTTCCGGAGGAATGGCCGCGCCTGTTCGGCGAGCAGGGGCTTCTGGGCGCCAACTTGCCGGAAGAATACGGCGGCGCGGGAGTAGGCAGCGTGGCCTACGGCCTCATGATGCAGGAGCTGGAAGCCGCCGACTCGGGCGTGCGCAGCTTCGCCTCGGTGCAAGGTGCGCTGGTGATGTACCCCATCTTCCAGTTCGGCAGCGAAGACCAGCGCCGGCACTGGCTGCCCCGGCTCGCCAAAGGGGAAGTGGTGGGCTGCTTCGGCCTGACGGAAACGTCCGCGGGGTCCGACCCGGCCCGGATGCAGACCCGGGCCCGCCGACAAAACGGCCGCTGGGTGCTGTCGGGTACGAAGATGTGGATTACGAACGGAAACCTGGCCGACGTGGCCGTCATCTGGGCTCGCGACGAAGACGGCGAGTACCGAGGCTTCCTGGTGGAGACGGACTTGCCGGGCTTTTCGGCCGTGGAGATCAAGCACAAGCTGTCGATGCGGCTGTCCAACACGGCGCAGCTGTTTCTCGACAACGTAGTGGTGAGCGACGACGCGAGGCTGCCCGGCGCCGTGGGCCTGCGGGCGCCGCTCATGTGCCTCACGCAAGCCCGCTACGGCATCGCCTGGGGCGCCATGGGGGCGGCGCGCGCGGCCTATGAAGAGGCGTTGGAGTACGCCAAGCAGCGGGAGTCGTTCGGCAGTCCCATCGCGGCTCGGCAACTCATCCAGGAGCGCTTGGTCGACATGCTGACCGAGCTCACCAAGGGGCAGCTGCTGGCCTACAGGCTCGGGCGGCTCAAAGACGAAGGCAAGATGACGTACACGCAAGTGTCGCTGGCCAAGCGCAACAACGTGCGCAAGGCGCTGGAGATCGCCCGCGCCGCCCGGACCATCCTGGGCGCGTACGGCATCACGCTGGGGCACCACGCCATGCGCCACGCGGCCAACCTGGAGACGGTCGATACGTACGAAGGCACCTACGACATCCACACGCTCATCCTCGGCCGCGAAATCACGGGCTACGATGCGTTTTGACGGCACGGGCTGCGGCGCGTTTTGACAGCTCGGGTTACGACGCGTCTTGAAATCACCCGTTTCGAGGCGACATCACGAAAACGGGGCGCCGCAAGGCGCCCCGCTCGTTTCCGAAGGTCCGCTTCCCGTGCAGCGAACGCACCGGTCAGTCAACTGGCCGGAACCACCGCGTCGTTGACGGCGTCGTCGTCCACCGAGCCGAGTAGCTCCGCGTACAGCCGCCGGTACAGCCCCGGCTGCCGGATGAGCTCTGCGTGGGTGCCGTCCTGGACGATGCGGCCCCGGTCCATGACGACGATGCGGTCGGCCAGGCGCACCGTCGACGCCCGGTGGGCGATGAGAATGACGGTGCGGCCATGCCGCAGGCGTGCCAGGGCATCGTGGATGGCCGCTTCCGACTCGGCGTCCAGGGCCGACGTGGCTTCGTCCAAAATCAAAATGCGCGGGTCGGCCAGTATGGCCCGGGCAATGGCGATGCGCTGCCGCTGGCCGCCGGACAGGTTGGCGCCCCGCTCGCCGGCCATGGTGTCGTACCCGTTCGGCAGCTGCATGATAAAGTCGTGCGCGTTGGCCAACACCGCCGCCCGCTCCACTTCCTCCTGCGTCGCGTTCGGCCGGCTCACGGCGATGTTCTCCGACAACGTCATGCCGAACAGCACCGGATCTTGCGGCACCAGCCCGATCTGCCGCCGCAGCGACTTGGGGTCGATTTCGCGCAAATCGTACCCGTCGACCCGCACCACGCCTTCGTCCGGGTCGTAGAAGCGGGGAATGAGATTGACCAGCGTGCTCTTCCCCGCGCCGCTGGGCCCTACCAGGGCCACCACTTGCCCGGGCTCAATGGTCAGCGTCACGTTGCGCAGCACCGGCGACGACGGATCGTAGCCGAAGGTGACGTTCTCGAACTCGATGCGGCCCTTGACCGGGGGCAGCTCCTTGAGCTGGCCGGAACCTTGCGGCTCGGGCGCCACCGCCAGGAGCTTGGCGATGCGCTCGCCCGCCGCGGCGGCCTGCTGGATCAGCGAAAAGTGATACGTCAGCGCCGACACCGGCTGGCTCAGCATGCCGAGGTAGCCGAGAAACGCCATCAGCTCCCCCACCGTCAGCCGCCCGGCCAGCACTTCCCGCCCGCCGTACCAGAGCACCAGCACCATGCCGGCCACGAGAATCAGCTCGACGATGGGCTTCAGCGTCGCTTGGGCCTGCACCGACTTCATCGTCACGTCGAAGCTGCGCTCGTTCGCTTCGCGGAAGCGCCGGCGGGTTTGCCCTTCCATGACGAACGCCTTGACGATGCGCATCGCGCCGATGGTTTCGCCCAACAACGCCGCCATGTCGCCGATCTTTTCATGCATGCGCTTGCTGAACGCCCGGATGCGCGCCCCGTACTTGCTGACCGCCAGCCCGGCCACCGGCAGCACGATCAAGGCCACCAGCGCCATCTGCCAGTGCAGCCAGAACAAGCCGGCCAAAATGCCGCCCAGCACCAGCACGTACTGCAGCACTTCGCTGATGCTGAGCGTCACCGCCTGCTGAATCGCGGCCACGTCGTTGGTCAGGCGCGAGATGAGCTCGCCGCTTTGCCGCTGGCCGTAAAAGCCCAACGGCAGCCGCAGCAGGTGGTCGTACATCCGCCCCCGCAGGTCGGTGACTAGGCGCTGCCCTACGTAGTTCATCGAATAAGTTTGCGCGTACGTGATGATGCCCTTAAACAAAATAAGGATCACGACGCCGACGGCGACCCACGTCAACAGCGCCGGATCCTTCATCTGCAACAAGACGTAGTCCACAATCCCTACGCCCAGGACCAGCGGCAGGGCCACGTTGACGGCGGCTTGAAGCACGATGAGGCACAGCGCCAGCGCCAGGCGGGCGCGGTGCGGCTTAAGCCATTGCCAAAGGGCGCGGATAGGGCCCACGCTGATTCACCTCACCAGTACAGTTCATTGTACTAATGCGGTTTCTTAAGTGTCAACGCGGGCCCTTTGCCAGCTCAACCGAGTTGCAGCAGTCGTACCGCAACATTGAAATAAATGATCAAACCGATACCGTCTACGATGGTGGTAATCAGCGGCGCGGAGAACACGGCGGGATCCAAACCGAGGCGCTTGCCGATGAGCGGCAGCGCGGCGCCGGCCGTGGCGCCGACGATGACGACGAGGCACGTGGTGGTCGCGACGATAAGGCCGATGATGCCCGGCTCGCCCATCAGCCGCGCCCGCAGGTAGACGACGCCGCCCATGACCAGGCCCAGCAGGACGCTGACTCGCACCTCGCGCCAGACGACGGTGAAAAAGTCCTTCATCGCCACTTCGCCCAGCGCGAGGGCACGGG is part of the Bacillota bacterium genome and harbors:
- a CDS encoding peptidase; the encoded protein is MQKGGWAPAANTVCNTQQPPCQVLRQRLEGAGLTSQRTFVPEDLYRIVLVSDPQIAPDGSCIAFVRGHVEGEKKELRTHIWLAPLGASGAEAAAPRPYTRGPRSDSQPRWSPDGRRLAFVRQTGEGPQADRQIWILDRAGGEAYQLTAMRNGAANPVWSPDGKYIAFVSAVDDAYAEHGDESFDPTKPKTEADRKRDEKRQRDEAKLYTRFRYKFDSTGLFAPQRRHVWIVAVPDVPPAPAPEPAADDQKSDAPENGALAYAAALPKPVQVTSGPYDYALLDWSPDGRWIAVATSQEDERKPVSDIYLFPVPRDGEPAGEPVRLTAADGTFTEARWSPDGRHIAVVGHHREFGGATLNRLWLFPAPGQPGQKTCLTAAWDRSLGGTVNSDVRPGMGSTGLTWAPDGKAIYFVADDRGATQLYRLDLAATEDGGLAPALRDGRPAEPVVVAGGKREIYGFSLSADGTKAALAIAEPFNPGDIYCVDLAGGGETRVTAVNEALLSRIRLPELLEIEFASHDGLPIHGWILKPVGFEEGKKYPAVLQIHGGPHTCWGWSFSLEMQLMAAMGYAVIFVNPRGSTSYGQRFAYGCVGDYGGADYKDLMAAVDYAISLGFIDESRLAVTGGSYGGFMTNWIVTQTNRFKAAITHRSISNWISFWGVSDIGPTFMQFEFGHDSLWSGFEDMWERSPLKHAEKVQTPILICHSENDLRCPMEQAEQFYLALKWLGKHAELLRHPRSNHDLTRSGPPTLRVDRFKHIERFLKEHVPPGAA
- the gabT gene encoding 4-aminobutyrate--2-oxoglutarate transaminase; the protein is MKNPLTHQLSDQLLAEHERWVARAKTPHVPRFVARASGAVLYDVDGREYIDFSGGVGSLNVGHAHPKVVAAIAAQAEKFTHTDYAVVPYEVYVKVCRKLCELIPGPTPKKALLFNSGAEAVENAIKIARYATRRPAVIAFEGAFHGRTYGALSLTSRVHPYKAGFGPFLPEVYRVPYPNKYRGITTDDVMNSLDKLFLRYVAASDVAAIIVEPIQGEGGYLVPDDDFLPRLREVCDRHGIVLIVDEIQTGFGRTGKMFALEHVGVEADLVTVGKSLGGGLPLSAVVGKAQLMDTPVPGGLGGTFPGNPVACAAALAVFEIFEEEPLLERANVIGATMMARMRAWQQRWPFIGDVRGRGAMVAMEIVKDPQSKIPDPELTSRITRKAWENGAIILQAGTDGNVLRFPMPLVMTDEQLQRGLDILEKSIGEAAAERGA
- a CDS encoding deaminase → MQRLFPAITGHMDPLSIYDDVDLPDGCNGRPYTIVNMVSTVDGKTTLAQNVVKQPIGSDVDRQLMARLRIHVDAVVRGAGTVRTSPYYPGVPDTLEYRRVQAGRPRQPLAVVVTGSGDLPIDSPFFQAAPRRPVVLLTTRTPPARLARLFEVADVEFVGDETVDLRRAWRILHDKYGVRRLLCEGGPRLNYECFAADVVDELFWTVAPRVAGSSMDMTMVEGRGLLQPLPLLELVHAYVHESELFLRYRRVRAEGGPPGGRGGAERGAGP
- a CDS encoding acyl-CoA dehydrogenase is translated as MTDFFRIDDLLTPEERAVRDMTRAFVEEHVLPVVGQLWEEGRFPEEWPRLFGEQGLLGANLPEEYGGAGVGSVAYGLMMQELEAADSGVRSFASVQGALVMYPIFQFGSEDQRRHWLPRLAKGEVVGCFGLTETSAGSDPARMQTRARRQNGRWVLSGTKMWITNGNLADVAVIWARDEDGEYRGFLVETDLPGFSAVEIKHKLSMRLSNTAQLFLDNVVVSDDARLPGAVGLRAPLMCLTQARYGIAWGAMGAARAAYEEALEYAKQRESFGSPIAARQLIQERLVDMLTELTKGQLLAYRLGRLKDEGKMTYTQVSLAKRNNVRKALEIARAARTILGAYGITLGHHAMRHAANLETVDTYEGTYDIHTLILGREITGYDAF
- a CDS encoding ABC transporter ATP-binding protein; this translates as MGPIRALWQWLKPHRARLALALCLIVLQAAVNVALPLVLGVGIVDYVLLQMKDPALLTWVAVGVVILILFKGIITYAQTYSMNYVGQRLVTDLRGRMYDHLLRLPLGFYGQRQSGELISRLTNDVAAIQQAVTLSISEVLQYVLVLGGILAGLFWLHWQMALVALIVLPVAGLAVSKYGARIRAFSKRMHEKIGDMAALLGETIGAMRIVKAFVMEGQTRRRFREANERSFDVTMKSVQAQATLKPIVELILVAGMVLVLWYGGREVLAGRLTVGELMAFLGYLGMLSQPVSALTYHFSLIQQAAAAGERIAKLLAVAPEPQGSGQLKELPPVKGRIEFENVTFGYDPSSPVLRNVTLTIEPGQVVALVGPSGAGKSTLVNLIPRFYDPDEGVVRVDGYDLREIDPKSLRRQIGLVPQDPVLFGMTLSENIAVSRPNATQEEVERAAVLANAHDFIMQLPNGYDTMAGERGANLSGGQRQRIAIARAILADPRILILDEATSALDAESEAAIHDALARLRHGRTVILIAHRASTVRLADRIVVMDRGRIVQDGTHAELIRQPGLYRRLYAELLGSVDDDAVNDAVVPAS